In one Arachis duranensis cultivar V14167 chromosome 9, aradu.V14167.gnm2.J7QH, whole genome shotgun sequence genomic region, the following are encoded:
- the LOC107466482 gene encoding uncharacterized protein LOC107466482 — MASQEGPTITRTKRKSATQHGGSTLLDLLQALEDYLPVLLGLVNDGSHLQYKVQFVWVNQEDDAEANFLLLPRSSTDGYQLKVSEESRRASVDIFLKAAGYLDCAVKHVLPQLPAELRRNLPVDLAEGTLRALSLQALGQGVDIQLGMAIDSTKATLAVKRRLACKMVN, encoded by the exons ATGGCTAGCCAAGAAGGCCCTACAAttacaagaacaaaaagaaaaagtgctacTCAACATG GTGGTTCGACACTGCTTGATCTTCTGCAGGCTCTAGAAGATTATTTGCCGGTTCTTTTGGGGTTAGTCAATGATG GAAGCCATTTACAATATAAAGTACAATTTGTTTGGGTTAATCAAGAGGATGATGCTGAG GCTAATTTTTTACTGCTTCCAAGATCATCCACTGATGGTTATCAGCTTAAGGTATCTGAag AAAGCAGACGAGCTTCTGTTGATATCTTCTTAAAGGCTGCTGGATATCTGGATTGTGCTGTCAAACATGTTCTTCCCCAGTTGCCGGCCGAACTCAG GAGGAATTTACCAGTAGACTTAGCAGAAGGAACGCTTCGAGCACTCTCTCTACAGGCATTAGGCCAG GGAGTGGATATCCAACTTGGAATGGCAATTGATAGTACCAAGGCCACTCTAGCTGTGAAGCGTAGACTTGCATGCAAAATGGTTAATTGA